A genomic window from Populus alba chromosome 19, ASM523922v2, whole genome shotgun sequence includes:
- the LOC118029571 gene encoding fasciclin-like arabinogalactan protein 11 — protein MKPQYLLSSFSIFLLFLHCTNTFAQSPAAAPAQAPAVVASPPAATPTQAAAPHGITNVTKILEKAGHFTILIRLLRSTQEESHLFSALNDSSTGLTIFAPTDSAFSELKSGTLNTLSDGDKSELVKFHVVPTFLSTSQFQTVSNPLGTWAGTGSRLPLNVTSYPNSVNITTGLTNTSLSGTVYTDNHLAIYKIEKVLLPKDIFASNAPAPAPAAPAPEKPTKAVPAANVESPVAPVHISRAVWFMHNNVVGSDGIVAAAVFAL, from the exons ATGAAGCCACAGTACTTACtctcttcattttcaatttttcttcttttcctccaTTGTACCAATACCTTTGCCCAGTCACCAGCTGCAGCCCCGGCTCAGGCACCAGCAGTGGTTGCATCACCTCCAGCAGCAACCCCAACACAGGCAGCTGCACCGCATGGCATCACCAACGTCACCAAAATCCTCGAGAAGGCTGGCCACTTTACGATCCTTATCCGTCTTTTGAGATCCACTCAAGAGGAAAGCCACTTATTCTCCGCGCTAAATGACTCAAGCACTGGTTTAACCATCTTTGCACCAACGGATAGCGCATTTTCGGAACTGAAATCAGGAACTCTCAACACTCTAAGTGATGGAGACAAGTCTGAGTTAGTGAAGTTTCACGTAGTTCCAACATTCCTATCTACTTCCCAGTTCCAGACCGTAAGCAATCCTCTCGGAACATGGGCCGGAACAGGTAGTAGGTTACCGCTTAATGTCACAAGTTATCCAAACTCGGTGAACATAACCACAGGACTTACCAATACAAGTTTATCTGGCACCGTATACACAGACAATCACCTAGCCATTTATAAGATTGAAAAGGTACTCCTCCCTAAGGACATTTTTGCTTCTAATGCTCCAGCTCCAGCTCCAGCGGCACCTGCACCAGAAAAGCCAACAAAG GCGGTTCCTGCGGCTAATGTTGAGAGTCCTGTGGCTCCTGTGCATATATCCAGGGCAGTTTGGTTTATGCATAATAATGTGGTGGGATCAGATGGTATAGTTGCTGCTGCAGTGTTTGCTTTGTAA
- the LOC118029572 gene encoding fasciclin-like arabinogalactan protein 11, translated as MHNSSSTCIVISDLLFIIINPKNIKMKQQLISLFSIFLLFLHCANTFAQIPAAAPAQAPAVVVAPPPAATPTQAAAPHGITNVTKILEKAGHFTIFIRLLRSTQEESHLFSALNDSSTGLTIFAPTDSAFSELKSGTLNTLRDGDKSELVKFHVVPTFLSTSQFQTVSNPLGTWAGTGSRLPLNVTSYPNSVNITTGLTNTSLSGTVYTDNQLAIYKIEKVLLPKDIFASNAPAPAPVAPAPEKPTKAVPAVTVESPAASVDISSALIFTNNILVGSFVLLASAMFSL; from the coding sequence ATGCACAATTCTAGCTCAACTTGCATTGTCATTTCTGATCTATTGTTCATTATAATTAATCCCAAAAACATAAAGATGAAGCAGCAGTTAAtctctttattttcaatattccttttatttctccATTGTGCCAATACCTTTGCCCAGATACCAGCTGCAGCCCCAGCGCAGGCACCGGCAGTAGTCGTTGCACCACCTCCAGCTGCAACCCCAACACAGGCAGCTGCACCGCATGGCATCACCAACGTCACCAAAATCCTCGAGAAGGCTGGCCACTTCACGATCTTTATCCGTCTTTTGAGATCCACTCAAGAGGAAAGCCACTTATTCTCTGCACTAAATGATTCAAGCACTGGTTTAACCATCTTTGCACCAACAGATAGCGCATTTTCGGAACTCAAATCAGGAACTCTCAACACTCTAAGGGATGGAGACAAGTCCGAGTTAGTGAAGTTTCACGTAGTTCCAACATTCCTATCCACTTCCCAGTTCCAGACCGTAAGCAATCCTCTCGGAACATGGGCCGGAACAGGTAGTAGGTTACCGCTTAATGTCACAAGTTATCCAAACTCGGTGAACATAACCACAGGACTTACCAATACAAGTTTATCTGGAACCGTATACACAGACAACCAGCTTGCCATTTATAAGATTGAAAAGGTACTCCTCCCCAAGGACATTTTTGCTTCTAATGCTCCAGCTCCAGCACCAGTGGCACCTGCACCAGAAAAGCCAACAAAGGCAGTTCCTGCAGTAACTGTAGAGAGTCCTGCAGCTTCTGTGGATATATCTAGTGCACTTATCTTTACTAATAATATTCTGGTGGGATCATTTGTTTTACTTGCTTCTGCAATGTTTTCTCTGTAA